The following is a genomic window from Brucella pseudogrignonensis.
GCATCCATAGCCTCTCTTGCGGTCAAAACGCCTTTCGCAAACGCATGTGCGAGTGCTGTTGCATCCTGTTGCTTCATATCGAGTGCCACGTCTGCTGCCCTGAAATTTCTTACTTAGGCTCTGCCGGGTTTGGCTCGACCTTGAATGTACCAGCCTTAATCTCAGCGCGGCGCGCTTCCATCTTTGCTTCGACGTCTGCCGGTGCTGAGCCCTTGACGTAAACGATGTCGTTACCGCCTTCCTTCATCAGGCTGAAAGGGGTGTAATCCTTGCCAGTCGGATTGCCAGCCTTGACGTCAGCAATGGCTGCATTGAGGATCGGACGGAAGTTCCATATTGCATTGGCGAAAACGGTGTCAGGGTAGCGCGGCGTGTAATCGATCAGCGAACCGATTGCCTTTACACCGCGTTCCTTGGCAGCATCTGCTGTGCCGATGCGCTCACCAAACAGAATGTCGGCACCAGCGTCGATCTGCGCGAGACCAGCTTCGCGTGCCTTTGGCGGATCGAAGAACGTACCGATAAAGGACGCATTGAACTTCGCATCAGGGCGGGTTTCTTTCACGCCTTCCTGAAACGCATTAATCAGCATGTTGACTTCTGGGATTGGAATAGCACCGACTGAGCCGAATGTGCCGGTCTTGCTCATGCCGCCTGCGAGCATACCTGCCAGATAAGCCGCCTCAAAATTCCAGGTGCCGAACACGCCGAAATTGTCGCCCTGTTCCTTGCCGGAGGATCCCATGATAAAGGTCGTCTGCGGA
Proteins encoded in this region:
- a CDS encoding BMP family protein, translated to MTTTSKFTRRSVLVMSAALGVTALSSGAFAAEEKLKVAGIHASPVENAWNSRLHEALKQANDEGVIEYVFSEGVSASDYPRAMREYAEQGIKLIVGESYAVEREARQVAADYPQTTFIMGSSGKEQGDNFGVFGTWNFEAAYLAGMLAGGMSKTGTFGSVGAIPIPEVNMLINAFQEGVKETRPDAKFNASFIGTFFDPPKAREAGLAQIDAGADILFGERIGTADAAKERGVKAIGSLIDYTPRYPDTVFANAIWNFRPILNAAIADVKAGNPTGKDYTPFSLMKEGGNDIVYVKGSAPADVEAKMEARRAEIKAGTFKVEPNPAEPK